The Benincasa hispida cultivar B227 chromosome 9, ASM972705v1, whole genome shotgun sequence genome has a segment encoding these proteins:
- the LOC120086101 gene encoding E3 ubiquitin-protein ligase SP1: MLPWGGLSCCLSAAALYLLGRSSGRDAELLKSVTRVNQLKELAQLLEAECVLPLVVAISGRVSSDTPINCEFSGLRGVIVEETAEQHFLKHNDAGSWIQDSALMLSMSKEVPWYLDDGTGRAFVVGARNATNFILPVVSEVFEESGRSLMRGTLDYLQGLKMLGVKRIERVLPTGTSLTVVGEAAKDDIGTIRIQRPHKGPFYVSPKTIDQLISNLGKWARWYKYASVGLSIFGLYLVTKHAILYLMERRRRWELQKRVLAAAAKRSSQENEGEDEKASNGTDGTKRDRSMPDLCVICLERDYNAVFVPCGHMCCCVACCSHLTNCPLCRRRIELVVKTFRH, encoded by the exons ATGCTTCCGTGGGGAGGTCTTAGTTGCTGTTTGAGTGCAGCTGctctttatcttcttggaaggAGTAGTGGCCG GGATGCGGAGTTGCTGAAATCCGTCACGCGGGTCAATCAGTTGAAGGAATTGG CTCAATTGCTTGAGGCAGAATGTGTATTACCTCTTGTCGTTGCAATTTCTGGAAGAGTGAGCTCTGATACACCAATAAATTGCGAATTTAGTGGTTTAAGGGGTGTAATTGTGGAGGAAACG GCAGAACAACACTTTCTAAAGCACAACGATGCAGGATCATGGATTCAGGATTCTGCACTGATGCTCTCCATGAGTAAAGAAGTTCCTTGGTATCTG GATGATGGGACTGGTCGTGCATTTGTGGTGGGAGCTCGAAATGCCACAAATTTTATATTACCAGTAGTGAGTGAGGTATTTGAAGAGTCTGGCAGATCCCTTATGCGTGGCACTTTAGATTATCTCCAAGGTCTTAAG ATGCTTGGAGTTAAGCGAATAGAGCGCGTTCTACCTACTGGTACTTCCTTGACTGTTGTTGGCGAG GCTGCCAAAGATGACATTGGTACCATCAGAATTCAACGTCCACACAAAGGACCATTTTATGTCTCCCCAAAAACAATTGATCAACTCATAAGCAATCTTGGGAAGTGGGCCAG GTGGTACAAGTATGCTTCCGTGGGTTTGAGTATATTTGGTTTGTATCTGGTCACAAAGCATGCTATTCTTTATCTCATGGAGAGAAGGCGTCGCTGGGAATTGCAGAAAAG GGTCCTTGCTGCAGCTGCCAAGAGATCAAGCCAAGAAAATGAAG GGGAAGATGAAAAGGCCAGCAATGGAACAGATGGTACAAAGAGAGACCGGTCAATGCCAGATCTTTGTGTAATATGCCTCGAGAGAGACTACAATGCTGTTTTTGTCCC GTGCGGCCATATGTGCTGCTGTGTAGCATGTTGTTCACATTTAACAAACTGTCCCCTCTGTCGTCGGCGAATTGAGCTGGTAGTAAAGACTTTCCGCCATTAA